Proteins encoded in a region of the Novibacillus thermophilus genome:
- a CDS encoding carbohydrate ABC transporter permease: MKPKPARRLGEVAARAGIRIPLIVWSIVVLYPLFWMVMGAFKSNAEIFASPWALPEVFNYQNFIQAWTDYNIGTSFFNSLIVTVFGALLTLLLAVPTSYALERVRFRGSTFLYNVYLAAMMIPMVLGWIPLFFLLMNFNLLNSLIGLILVYAVSQVPFSVFILTGFMGTIPSELEESAAIDGLSPFGTLWRIVTPLTASGIITVTIMNAITFWNEYFMALIFLQSQEKYTLGLAMDYINSEVQYTNAWGTLFAGLTISIIPVIIAYAVFQRHINKGMTEGAVKG, translated from the coding sequence ATGAAGCCCAAACCTGCCCGGCGTCTCGGCGAAGTGGCGGCGAGGGCCGGCATTCGCATTCCGCTAATTGTCTGGTCGATCGTCGTGCTGTATCCGCTGTTTTGGATGGTGATGGGGGCGTTTAAATCAAATGCAGAAATTTTTGCTTCTCCCTGGGCCCTCCCGGAAGTGTTTAACTATCAAAACTTTATCCAGGCGTGGACCGATTACAACATCGGAACAAGCTTTTTCAACAGTTTGATCGTCACTGTGTTCGGAGCGCTGTTAACGTTGCTGTTGGCCGTGCCCACCTCCTATGCCCTGGAAAGAGTCCGGTTTAGAGGCAGTACGTTTCTGTACAATGTGTACCTTGCGGCGATGATGATCCCGATGGTGCTCGGCTGGATTCCGCTCTTTTTCCTGCTCATGAACTTTAACTTGCTCAACAGCTTGATCGGCTTGATCCTCGTCTACGCCGTAAGTCAAGTACCGTTCAGCGTGTTCATTTTGACTGGCTTTATGGGAACCATTCCGTCCGAATTGGAAGAATCGGCGGCCATTGACGGGCTGTCCCCTTTCGGGACACTGTGGCGCATCGTCACCCCGCTCACGGCATCGGGAATTATTACGGTGACGATTATGAACGCCATTACGTTTTGGAACGAGTACTTTATGGCGCTCATTTTCCTCCAATCCCAAGAAAAATACACACTCGGCTTGGCCATGGACTACATCAACTCTGAGGTTCAGTACACGAACGCGTGGGGAACGCTGTTTGCAGGGCTCACGATTTCAATTATTCCGGTCATCATCGCGTACGCTGTCTTTCAACGGCACATTAATAAAGGGATGACGGAAGGCGCCGTAAAAGGATAA
- the murQ gene encoding N-acetylmuramic acid 6-phosphate etherase, with the protein MDRTLRTLTTEQINPHTLHIDTMDSESIVRLMNEEEAVVIQAVKEAIPDIAKAVDLIVQQFKKGGRLIYLGAGTSGRLGMLDASECPPTFGVPPEKVQFVLAGGSEAFLKGIEDAEDDEGAAKRDLTALNPDENDCLVAISASGRTPYCVSALQIAQELNVPTVTISCNKPAEMSRYADVPIEVVCGPEVLVGSTRLKAGTAQKMVLNMLSTASMIRLGKAYRNLMVDMVPINSKLRERAKRMVMEATEVSYATAEKALLEANWNVKAAIVMVLADVPAAKAEQLLEEASGFVRKAVAMAETDGGEGDL; encoded by the coding sequence ATGGATCGTACATTGAGGACATTGACCACAGAGCAAATAAACCCGCATACCCTCCACATTGATACGATGGACAGTGAGTCCATCGTGCGCCTCATGAACGAAGAAGAGGCAGTTGTCATCCAAGCGGTGAAAGAAGCGATACCAGACATTGCTAAAGCAGTGGACCTGATCGTGCAACAATTTAAAAAAGGCGGCCGCCTCATTTACCTAGGAGCGGGGACGAGCGGTCGCCTCGGTATGTTGGACGCTTCCGAATGCCCGCCGACGTTTGGCGTGCCGCCGGAAAAGGTGCAGTTTGTGCTGGCTGGCGGCTCAGAAGCGTTTTTGAAAGGCATTGAAGATGCCGAGGACGACGAAGGGGCGGCCAAACGCGATTTGACTGCCTTGAACCCAGATGAAAATGACTGTTTGGTCGCGATCAGTGCCAGCGGACGGACGCCGTACTGCGTGAGTGCGCTGCAAATTGCGCAGGAGTTAAACGTTCCCACCGTCACGATTTCCTGTAACAAGCCGGCTGAAATGAGCCGGTATGCGGACGTTCCCATCGAAGTCGTCTGTGGGCCGGAAGTGCTCGTCGGTTCCACGCGGCTAAAAGCTGGGACGGCGCAAAAAATGGTCTTAAATATGCTCAGCACCGCGAGCATGATTCGCCTAGGCAAAGCCTACCGAAATTTGATGGTCGATATGGTTCCGATTAATTCCAAATTGAGAGAACGTGCCAAGCGCATGGTCATGGAAGCGACAGAAGTATCTTATGCAACTGCCGAGAAAGCGCTGCTCGAAGCCAACTGGAATGTGAAAGCGGCGATCGTGATGGTGTTAGCCGACGTTCCGGCGGCAAAAGCTGAACAGTTGCTGGAAGAAGCAAGTGGGTTTGTTCGAAAAGCGGTGGCAATGGCTGAAACAGATGGAGGGGAGGGAGACTTGTGA
- a CDS encoding carbohydrate ABC transporter permease, with the protein MVQPKSQRIAFILFCILPTLILFVLFTVYPMVNGLYLSFFEWSGASADKAFVGLKNYVKLLNDPIIPRTIWHDYFLVLTKVVGIMVLATFFAVALTQLRIKESPFYRVIFFFPNIMSVVVIGILWSFIYNPDLGIVNSGLRAIGLEEWARPWLGDETWALPSLVLPAVWAGIGLFMLMMMGGILNVPKTLYEVAKIDGASEWQQFWRVTVPLIWPQIKNSILYIVITTLNGSFILVQVMTQGGPNNATQVMGSYLYQQAFKQYNFGYGATIGVMILILSLVTVLVLQFFLRRERVQY; encoded by the coding sequence ATGGTACAACCGAAAAGCCAGCGCATTGCGTTTATTCTGTTTTGTATTCTCCCGACTCTGATATTATTCGTTTTGTTTACGGTGTATCCCATGGTGAACGGACTTTATTTGTCTTTTTTTGAGTGGTCGGGGGCTTCTGCGGACAAAGCATTCGTCGGGTTGAAAAATTACGTGAAACTGTTAAACGACCCGATCATTCCACGGACGATCTGGCACGACTACTTCCTCGTGTTGACAAAAGTGGTCGGCATCATGGTGTTAGCGACGTTTTTTGCCGTCGCTTTAACCCAATTGCGGATAAAGGAATCGCCCTTTTACCGGGTCATCTTCTTTTTTCCTAACATTATGTCAGTCGTCGTCATCGGCATTTTGTGGTCGTTCATCTACAACCCCGACCTGGGGATTGTCAACTCGGGATTGAGGGCCATCGGTTTGGAAGAGTGGGCGCGCCCGTGGTTAGGAGACGAGACGTGGGCACTGCCCAGCTTGGTGTTACCTGCCGTGTGGGCGGGCATCGGCTTGTTCATGCTGATGATGATGGGTGGCATTTTGAACGTTCCGAAGACGCTGTACGAAGTGGCCAAGATAGACGGCGCGAGCGAGTGGCAGCAGTTTTGGCGCGTGACCGTTCCTCTCATCTGGCCCCAGATCAAAAACTCCATTCTTTACATCGTCATTACGACGTTAAACGGTTCTTTCATCCTCGTCCAAGTGATGACACAAGGCGGTCCGAACAACGCCACGCAAGTGATGGGGTCGTATTTGTATCAACAAGCGTTTAAGCAGTACAACTTCGGGTACGGGGCGACGATCGGGGTCATGATCTTGATCCTGTCCTTGGTTACGGTGCTTGTCTTACAATTTTTTCTGCGCAGAGAGCGCGTTCAGTATTGA
- a CDS encoding ABC transporter substrate-binding protein, which produces MKNRWIVSAAILVLLLGLLAGCASGTEETGTDAEETEGNSESDESATEGSGEISGELEIQYFVGGYGDAWWKEVIADFQDAYPDVEIVEHAGPNINEEMRTRWISNDPPDVVYIDGAGSSETQMVEDGQLMDLTEWAEGLTLEDGSSLLESFIVEPNRHDGKLYTLPLVFDTWGIWYDAALFEDKGYEVPTDFESWMQSMAEIKDQEGIAPFTTTGQHPYYFLRGVLYPAFASVGGDELLADLVTGAEGAWTSDPVLEIMEKVERMQKEGMIDEGFAAINHTQSQMNFLLGKNAFIPVGFWLPNEMANDKPEDFVYGFIPSPMQDPGEPYRIVPDLRPLAIAEQAENPEAAKAFVEFAFNRDYAVRFSELTGAMINLTEVDLSSNDNVPEYLKTANELINDPEKVQINRLPHPMSADLETPISDALVALMTGNIDAEEFTKRAEEAAANYRNQ; this is translated from the coding sequence TTCAGCAGCGATCCTGGTCTTGTTGTTGGGGCTTTTGGCAGGCTGTGCTTCCGGCACCGAAGAAACGGGTACAGATGCAGAGGAAACCGAGGGAAACAGTGAATCGGATGAATCGGCGACAGAGGGAAGCGGTGAAATCTCTGGCGAACTGGAAATCCAGTACTTTGTCGGAGGGTACGGTGATGCCTGGTGGAAAGAAGTCATCGCCGATTTCCAAGATGCCTATCCCGATGTAGAAATTGTCGAACATGCGGGTCCCAACATTAATGAAGAAATGAGAACGCGCTGGATCTCTAACGATCCGCCAGACGTCGTTTACATTGACGGAGCTGGTTCGAGCGAGACGCAAATGGTCGAAGACGGACAGTTGATGGATCTGACGGAATGGGCGGAAGGCTTGACGCTGGAGGACGGTTCGTCGTTACTGGAGAGCTTCATCGTTGAACCGAACCGACACGACGGAAAGTTGTACACGCTGCCGCTCGTGTTTGACACGTGGGGAATTTGGTACGATGCCGCACTGTTTGAAGATAAGGGATATGAAGTGCCGACCGACTTCGAAAGCTGGATGCAGTCGATGGCCGAGATTAAAGATCAAGAAGGAATCGCGCCCTTTACGACGACAGGGCAGCATCCGTATTACTTCTTGAGAGGGGTGCTCTATCCGGCCTTTGCTTCTGTCGGAGGGGACGAACTGTTGGCTGATCTCGTAACCGGAGCGGAAGGAGCGTGGACGAGCGACCCTGTTCTGGAAATTATGGAAAAAGTGGAACGTATGCAGAAAGAAGGAATGATTGACGAAGGGTTTGCCGCCATCAATCACACACAGTCGCAAATGAACTTCTTGCTCGGGAAGAACGCATTTATCCCTGTCGGATTCTGGCTGCCTAACGAAATGGCGAACGACAAACCGGAAGATTTTGTGTACGGCTTCATTCCGTCACCGATGCAAGATCCAGGTGAACCGTATCGCATCGTCCCGGATTTGCGTCCCTTGGCCATAGCGGAACAGGCGGAAAACCCGGAAGCGGCCAAGGCGTTTGTCGAGTTTGCCTTTAACCGCGACTATGCCGTGCGCTTTTCTGAGTTGACCGGTGCGATGATCAATTTGACGGAAGTGGATCTGTCTTCCAACGACAACGTACCAGAGTACCTCAAAACGGCAAATGAGTTGATCAACGATCCAGAGAAAGTCCAGATCAACCGACTGCCGCACCCGATGAGCGCCGATTTGGAAACGCCGATCAGTGACGCGTTAGTCGCGTTAATGACTGGGAACATCGACGCAGAGGAGTTTACGAAAAGGGCTGAGGAAGCGGCCGCCAATTACAGAAATCAATAA
- the nagZ gene encoding beta-N-acetylhexosaminidase, whose translation MSVSQMSLRQKIGQLMMIGFHGTRLSEKVQRMIVEDCVGGIILFGRNIGTPEEVLRLTSDLQTCAKTAGHPFPLLISIDQENGVVRRLGKGTTLFPGNRLLGAVDDEKVTRHIARATAEELKGLGINMNLAPVLDVNNNPQNPVIGVRSFGESVDGVIRHGLAFIEGHQAVGVVTTAKHFPGHGDTDVDSHLDLPTVPHGLKRLETVELRPFQEAIDAGVCCVMIAHVFFPAFEAEDKVPATLSHSVVTGLLREKMGFNGVVTTDCLEMDAVSKTIGTVEGALRALKAGVDVLMISHSHDLQEKAMERIAQAVESGELEEEVIDRSVRRILLLKERYLSWHSVSAAGKGVPDAVGASRHRELAKRAYARGVTLLKDDGILPLSRDTDCKILVVAVSGKNVSTPVEDPRYADYRLADAVRRYRPGARDIRVGMEPTKDEMKNVERHMQSADVVVFGTVNAHLHRQQAELVNRLSSFGKPVVVVAMRDPYDLTVIPNVSAYVAAYEYTLHALNAAVDIVFGK comes from the coding sequence GTGAGCGTGAGCCAAATGTCCCTGCGGCAGAAAATCGGACAGTTAATGATGATAGGTTTTCATGGCACGAGACTTTCGGAAAAAGTGCAGCGCATGATTGTAGAAGACTGCGTCGGCGGGATCATACTCTTCGGGAGAAACATCGGTACACCGGAAGAAGTGTTGCGACTGACAAGCGATTTGCAGACTTGTGCCAAAACGGCCGGGCACCCGTTTCCCCTTTTGATTTCCATCGACCAGGAAAACGGGGTTGTGCGGCGACTCGGGAAGGGAACCACTCTTTTTCCAGGCAACCGGTTGCTCGGAGCAGTCGACGATGAAAAGGTGACGCGGCACATCGCCAGGGCGACAGCTGAAGAGCTGAAGGGATTGGGCATCAATATGAACTTGGCGCCCGTTCTCGATGTGAACAACAATCCGCAAAACCCGGTAATTGGCGTGCGCTCCTTCGGCGAATCGGTGGACGGGGTGATCCGGCACGGATTGGCTTTTATAGAGGGCCATCAAGCGGTAGGTGTCGTCACAACGGCTAAACACTTCCCAGGCCACGGGGATACGGATGTCGATTCACACCTCGATTTGCCGACGGTTCCCCACGGTCTCAAACGCTTGGAAACAGTGGAACTCCGTCCGTTCCAAGAGGCAATTGACGCCGGGGTATGTTGTGTGATGATCGCGCATGTCTTTTTTCCTGCATTTGAGGCCGAAGACAAAGTGCCTGCAACGTTATCCCATTCAGTCGTAACCGGTTTGTTGCGTGAAAAAATGGGGTTTAACGGGGTTGTGACGACAGATTGCCTGGAGATGGACGCTGTGTCGAAGACGATCGGGACCGTTGAAGGCGCTTTGCGGGCCCTTAAAGCGGGCGTCGACGTTCTCATGATTTCCCACTCCCATGACCTGCAAGAGAAAGCGATGGAACGGATCGCCCAGGCTGTGGAATCAGGAGAACTGGAAGAAGAAGTCATCGACCGGTCTGTTCGCCGTATCCTGCTCTTAAAAGAGCGGTACCTGTCCTGGCATAGCGTTTCTGCGGCAGGCAAGGGCGTTCCAGATGCGGTCGGCGCTTCAAGACACCGCGAGCTAGCTAAACGCGCGTACGCGCGCGGGGTGACGTTGCTAAAAGACGACGGCATTTTGCCGCTGAGCCGTGATACGGACTGCAAGATTCTCGTTGTCGCCGTGTCCGGTAAAAACGTTTCAACACCTGTCGAAGACCCTCGTTACGCCGATTATCGTCTCGCGGACGCTGTGCGCCGTTACCGTCCAGGCGCCAGAGATATACGAGTCGGCATGGAACCGACGAAAGACGAGATGAAGAATGTGGAACGACACATGCAGTCGGCGGATGTCGTCGTTTTCGGTACGGTGAACGCCCATCTCCACCGGCAGCAGGCAGAGCTCGTGAATCGCTTGTCGTCGTTTGGAAAACCTGTCGTTGTCGTCGCGATGCGGGACCCGTACGACTTAACAGTTATCCCAAACGTTTCGGCTTATGTTGCGGCTTATGAGTATACGCTGCACGCATTAAACGCGGCCGTTGATATCGTCTTTGGAAAGTAG
- a CDS encoding ABC transporter substrate-binding protein has translation MGKKTVRCVIVVALTVMVVAACRQGGTDSTDSGKEKVELTWLVTSSPQREPWHKEMVEKFQNEHPHISINLQQIPYADVDQKLQTLIAGGTPPDIWCPNWSQSGFPTFQAMDALLDLSPYIEKDPEVVEGIDDNLMELYRVDGKYYGIPFQNYGSYLYYNKELFDKRGLDYPTTDWDDKSWSWDQMVEYAEKLTVTSEDINERTFGFMSNDETNKQAWLFGGDFFSADDYANGEMETPQLLDNPKNVEAIQAHVDLIQKGISPTPSQTEGLSEIGDPFISGKVAMATNGGFAFINLKAADFDWGVAALPYVEGRQASLYTDPWSISATSDHPDEAWEFLKYITDPEHGAKRYLEYTDATPAHRGLLEDWYRGIAEEAGMAYEEIKEVHEGSQRYGRGSDNHQIKQFSSIRRVIEQTMPAVYDGSMSVEEGFKVIEQGLLNLD, from the coding sequence TTGGGGAAGAAAACAGTGCGGTGCGTCATTGTTGTGGCTTTGACTGTGATGGTAGTGGCTGCGTGTCGTCAGGGAGGGACGGATTCAACGGACAGCGGGAAAGAAAAGGTGGAATTAACGTGGCTCGTAACTAGCAGTCCCCAGCGAGAGCCATGGCACAAAGAAATGGTCGAGAAGTTCCAGAATGAACACCCTCACATATCGATTAACTTGCAACAAATACCTTACGCCGATGTAGATCAAAAGTTGCAAACTCTAATCGCAGGAGGTACACCGCCAGACATATGGTGTCCTAATTGGAGCCAGTCCGGTTTTCCGACCTTTCAAGCAATGGACGCCCTGTTAGATCTTTCACCGTACATCGAGAAGGACCCGGAAGTTGTGGAAGGGATCGATGACAATTTGATGGAACTGTACCGAGTAGATGGAAAGTACTACGGAATCCCTTTTCAAAACTACGGCTCGTATTTGTACTACAATAAGGAGTTATTTGACAAAAGAGGACTGGATTATCCAACGACGGATTGGGATGACAAAAGTTGGAGCTGGGATCAAATGGTTGAATACGCAGAAAAACTCACTGTAACATCAGAAGATATAAACGAACGGACTTTTGGCTTTATGAGCAATGATGAAACAAACAAACAGGCCTGGCTCTTCGGCGGGGACTTTTTTAGTGCTGACGACTACGCCAACGGTGAAATGGAGACGCCGCAACTTCTAGATAACCCGAAAAATGTGGAGGCGATCCAGGCCCACGTCGATTTAATTCAAAAAGGAATTTCCCCCACGCCTTCACAAACAGAAGGGCTATCTGAAATAGGAGATCCTTTCATTAGTGGAAAAGTCGCCATGGCGACGAACGGGGGGTTTGCGTTTATTAACCTCAAAGCGGCAGACTTTGATTGGGGCGTTGCTGCTCTCCCCTACGTAGAAGGGAGACAGGCTTCACTTTATACTGACCCGTGGAGTATTAGTGCCACAAGCGATCATCCCGACGAAGCGTGGGAGTTTTTAAAGTATATAACAGATCCAGAACACGGTGCGAAGCGGTATTTGGAGTATACGGATGCAACACCTGCCCATCGCGGCTTACTTGAAGACTGGTACCGGGGCATTGCTGAAGAAGCGGGAATGGCCTACGAAGAGATAAAAGAGGTGCACGAAGGGTCACAACGTTACGGAAGGGGGTCAGACAATCATCAAATCAAACAGTTTAGCAGCATTAGAAGAGTCATTGAACAAACGATGCCGGCTGTTTATGACGGAAGTATGAGCGTCGAAGAAGGATTTAAAGTTATTGAGCAAGGGCTCCTCAACTTAGACTGA
- a CDS encoding GNAT family N-acetyltransferase has translation MECIPFSLDRLNDVCQLWNRELGHDFPMRCELFKQNTILDKTLFRNGSWITVDRENKVTGVIISKMWHEGDLNVDFGRGTGWIQVLVVDSNYRNSGVGTTLLRKAENAFKQKEISKIVLGKDPWHFFPGIPDEYGSVKKWFERRGYAYIHRVYDMYRHYSVGEPCRLSRRRGVRFFLMGKSDKGKLLAFLNKCFPGRWEYEAIQYFERGGTGREYVIFEINGEIKGFCRINDSRSPFIAPNTYWAPLFDSELGGIGPLGVDPELRGRGYGTGLVQAGIYFLRKRGIQHVVIDWTDLREFYGKLGYRVWKSYGQYEKDLLTTDETVH, from the coding sequence ATGGAATGTATTCCCTTTTCCTTAGATCGTCTGAACGATGTGTGCCAGCTTTGGAATAGGGAGCTGGGACACGATTTTCCGATGAGGTGCGAGTTGTTTAAACAAAATACCATTTTAGACAAGACTCTATTTCGAAACGGCTCGTGGATAACCGTTGACAGAGAAAACAAGGTAACGGGAGTTATCATTTCAAAAATGTGGCATGAGGGGGATTTAAATGTCGATTTTGGAAGAGGGACGGGATGGATTCAAGTCCTGGTCGTAGACTCGAATTACAGGAATTCAGGAGTGGGCACAACGTTGTTAAGGAAAGCTGAAAACGCTTTTAAACAAAAGGAGATTTCCAAAATCGTTCTTGGAAAAGACCCGTGGCATTTCTTTCCTGGCATTCCTGACGAGTATGGTTCTGTAAAAAAGTGGTTTGAACGTCGCGGCTACGCCTATATCCATCGCGTTTACGACATGTATCGCCATTACAGTGTGGGAGAACCTTGCCGTTTATCCCGCCGACGAGGTGTTAGATTTTTTCTCATGGGAAAAAGCGACAAAGGGAAGTTACTCGCTTTTTTGAACAAATGCTTTCCAGGGAGATGGGAGTATGAAGCTATCCAATACTTTGAACGCGGCGGAACAGGGCGGGAATACGTCATCTTTGAAATAAATGGCGAGATCAAAGGTTTTTGCAGAATCAACGATTCAAGATCGCCGTTCATTGCACCCAACACTTATTGGGCCCCACTTTTTGACAGCGAGCTCGGCGGCATCGGTCCACTCGGGGTAGATCCTGAATTGAGGGGTAGGGGGTACGGAACGGGGTTAGTACAAGCTGGAATCTATTTTCTTAGAAAGCGGGGAATCCAACATGTTGTCATCGATTGGACAGATTTGAGGGAATTTTACGGAAAGCTGGGATACAGAGTGTGGAAGAGTTACGGACAATACGAGAAGGATCTTTTGACGACCGATGAAACAGTTCATTGA